One part of the Parambassis ranga chromosome 8, fParRan2.1, whole genome shotgun sequence genome encodes these proteins:
- the foxj1a gene encoding forkhead box protein J1-A, producing MLSLSCADPWTEGSVGLEEKVVTAAAQAEERDSVNSSISSCSNLDDSLTSLQWLQEFCILGANVPQHAHHQPHLFGHQQIGSDAPSSPLAGDPASIGMPLTPGKPTAAAYSRRQSLPGIVAHGHCPDEVDYKTNAHIKPPYSYATLICMAMQASKKSKITLSCIYKWITDNFCYYRHADPTWQNSIRHNLSLNKCFIKVPRQKDEPGKGGFWKIDPQYAERLLSGAYKKRRMPPVQINPALQNRLRLTLQPQSTGPCSTTGVQEGLCIKSESQQFLWEFEEATGADRCWDPHLAEGTMLGSWPVVRGRGGKKRKHSLSSKNGVTKVPRRSSSPLLSVDEQKEIGPLKGDFDWDALLDSALSGELSLEGGEPLSPIIKEEDLTVWGTHISPIEAPAGTADIHMLETQRRHGVSNFDEETILATAFLENPWPEEEQGRSDFLCSSTVNLDQLFDLEDSLGGDPSTRIDTLL from the exons AtgctgtctctgagctgtgccGACCCCTGGACCGAAGGCTCTGTGGGGCTGGAGGAGAAGGTGGTGACCGCTGCTGCCCAGGCGGAGGAGAGGGACAGTgtcaacagcagcatcagcagctgcagcaacctGGACGACAGTCTGACCAGCCTGCAGTGGCTGCAGGAGTTCTGCATCCTCGGTGCCAACGTGCCGCAGCATGCCCACCATCAGCCACACCTGTTCGGGCACCAGCAAATAGGATCCGACGCCCCGTCTTCCCCTCTGGCCGGGGACCCTGCCTCCATCGGGATGCCCCTGACCCCGGGGAAGCCCACAGCTGCGGCCTACAGCAGAAGGCAGTCCCTCCCCGGAATCGTGGCGCACGGTCACTGCCCAGACGAGGTGGACTACAAGACCAATGCGCACATCAAGCCGCCCTACTCGTACGCCACCCTCATCTGTATGGCCATGCAGGCCAGCAAGAAGAGCAAGATCACCCTGTCCTGCATCTACAAGTGGATCACTGACAACTTCTGCTACTACCGCCATGCTGACCCCACCTGGCAG AACTCAATTCGACACAACCTGTCACTCAACAAGTGCTTCATCAAAGTGCCGCGGCAGAAAGACGAGCCAGGAAAGGGTGGTTTCTGGAAGATTGACCCGCAGTATGCCGAACGCCTCCTTAGCGGTGCCTACAAGAAGAGACGTATGCCACCTGTCCAAATCAATCCTGCCCTCCAGAACAGGCTCAGGCTCACCCTCCAGCCCCAGTCCACAGGCCCTTGCAGCACAACAGGGGTTCAGGAAGGCCTGTGCATCAAGTCTGAATCCCAGCAATTTCTCTGGGAGTTTGAAGAGGCAACTGGAGCTGACCGGTGCTGGGATCCCCACCTAGCTGAGGGTACCATGCTAGGGTCATGGCCGGTAGTCAGGGGAAGAGGtgggaaaaagaggaaacattcaCTGAGCTCTAAAAATGGTGTCACCAAAGTGCCCCGACGTTCAAGctcccctctgctctctgtggatgAACAGAAGGAGATTGGACCTCTAAAGGGGGACTTTGATTGGGATGCCCTGTTGGACTCTGCCCTCAGTGGGGAGCTCAGTTTGGAGGGAGGAGAACCTCTGAGCCCCATCATAAAAGAGGAGGACCTGACAGTGTGGGGGACCCACATCTCCCCCATTGAGGCTCCTGCAGGGACGGCAGACATCCACATGCTGGAGACCCAGAGGAGACACGGTGTGTCTAACTTTGATGAGGAGACCATCCTTGCCACGGCCTTCCTGGAGAATCCCTGGCCTGAAGAAGAGCAAGGCCGCAGTGATTTTCTCTGTAGCTCCACTGTCAACCTGGACCAGCTGTTTGACCTCGAAGACTCATTAGGTGGAGACCCCAGCACCCGGATTGACACCCTCCTTTGA